A window of the Streptomyces sp. JB150 genome harbors these coding sequences:
- a CDS encoding FAD-binding oxidoreductase — protein sequence MAKRPSCDVVVVGAGMVGAACALYAARAGLDVVVVDRGPVVGGTTGAGEGNLLVSDKEPGPELRLALHSCRLWAELAEEFGTAVEYEAKGGVVVASGPAELAALDRLAAAQQAAGVRTTRVDADELSEVEPELAPGLAGGVLYPQDAQVMPALATARLLRASGARLLTGTTVTGVLRTAGGAVRGVRTGRGELHAPAVVNAAGTWGGEVAALAGVALPVLPRRGFVLVTEPLPPRRVRHKVYAADYVADVADDSAALRTSPVVESTAAGPVLIGASRERVGFDRSVSLPAVRALAAGAVRLFPFLAGVRALRTYAGFRPYLPDHLPAIGPDPRVPGLHHACGHEGAGIGLATGTGQLIARVLAGERPELDLGPFRPDRFAREERA from the coding sequence GTGGCCAAGCGACCGAGCTGCGACGTCGTCGTCGTGGGCGCCGGGATGGTGGGCGCCGCCTGTGCGCTGTACGCGGCCCGTGCGGGTCTCGACGTGGTCGTGGTGGACCGTGGTCCGGTCGTCGGGGGCACCACGGGCGCGGGCGAGGGGAACCTGCTGGTGTCCGACAAGGAGCCCGGCCCGGAACTGCGCCTCGCTCTGCACTCCTGCCGTCTGTGGGCGGAGCTGGCCGAGGAGTTCGGTACGGCGGTCGAGTACGAGGCCAAGGGCGGCGTGGTCGTCGCCTCCGGGCCCGCGGAACTCGCCGCCCTCGACCGCCTCGCCGCCGCCCAGCAGGCCGCCGGGGTGCGCACGACGCGCGTGGACGCCGACGAACTCAGTGAGGTGGAGCCCGAGTTGGCTCCCGGACTCGCGGGCGGTGTGCTGTATCCGCAGGACGCGCAGGTCATGCCCGCGCTGGCCACCGCCCGTCTGCTCCGTGCCTCGGGCGCGCGGCTGCTGACCGGGACGACGGTCACCGGGGTGCTGCGAACGGCGGGCGGCGCGGTGCGCGGCGTACGCACCGGCCGGGGCGAGCTGCACGCCCCGGCCGTCGTGAACGCGGCCGGGACCTGGGGCGGTGAGGTGGCCGCGCTGGCGGGCGTCGCGCTGCCGGTGCTGCCGCGGCGCGGTTTCGTCCTCGTCACCGAGCCGCTGCCGCCCCGGCGGGTGCGGCACAAGGTGTACGCCGCCGACTACGTGGCCGATGTGGCCGACGACTCGGCGGCCCTGCGGACCTCGCCGGTGGTGGAGTCGACGGCGGCCGGGCCGGTGCTGATCGGGGCCAGCCGGGAGCGCGTCGGCTTCGACCGCTCGGTCTCGCTGCCGGCCGTACGGGCGCTGGCGGCGGGTGCGGTCCGGCTCTTCCCGTTCCTGGCGGGGGTTCGGGCGCTGCGGACCTACGCCGGGTTCCGGCCGTATCTGCCGGATCATCTGCCGGCCATCGGGCCCGATCCCCGGGTGCCGGGGCTGCATCACGCCTGCGGGCACGAGGGCGCGGGCATCGGGCTGGCCACCGGCACCGGGCAGCTGATCGCGCGGGTGCTGGCCGGTGAGCGGCCGGAGCTCGACCTCGGGCCGTTCCGCCCGGACCGCTTCGCTCGGGAGGAGAGAGCATGA